A region from the Panicum hallii strain FIL2 chromosome 1, PHallii_v3.1, whole genome shotgun sequence genome encodes:
- the LOC112882878 gene encoding 26S proteasome regulatory subunit S10B homolog B, whose protein sequence is MADGEDAAATRRRSAITDYRKKLLNCRELESRVGTVRESLKNAKKDFAKTEDDLKSLQSVGQIIGEVLRPLDNERFIVKASSGPRYVVGCRSKVDKEKLTSGTRVVLDMTTLTIMRTLPREVDPVVYNMLHEDPGNVSYSAVGGLSDQIRELRESIELPLMNPELFLRVGIKPPKGVLLYGPPGTGKTLLARAIASNIDANFLKIVSSAIIDKYIGESARLIREMFGYARDHQPCIIFMDEIDAIGGRRFSEGTSADREIQRTLMELLNQLDGFDELGKVKMIMATNRPDVLDPALLRPGRLDRKIEIPLPNEQARMEVLKIHAAGIAKHGEIDYEAVVKLAEGFNGADLRNVCTEAGMAAIRAERDYVVHEDFMKAVRKLNDAKKLESSAHYSADFGKE, encoded by the exons ATGGCCGACGGGGAGGACGCCGCCGCCACGCGCCGCCGGTCCGCCATCACCGACTACAGGAAGAAGTTGCTCAACTGCAGGGAGCTCGAGTCGCGCGTCGGCACCG TGAGGGAAAGCCTAAAAAATGCGAAGAAGGACTTCGCCAAGACTGAAGACGACTTGAAATCGCTGCAAAGCGTGGGTCAAATAATTGGAGAGGTCCTCCGGCCTCTTGATAATGAACGTT TCATTGTGAAGGCCAGCAGTGGTCCCCGGTATGTGGTTGGTTGCcgaagtaaagtggacaaggagAAGTTGACTTCTGGAACTCGTGTTGTACTTGACATGACGACCTTGACAATAATGCGCACTCTACCACGGGAG GTTGATCCTGTGGTATACAACATGCTTCATGAAGACCCAGGAAATGTCAGTTACTCTGCTGTAGGTGGTTTGTCTGATCAGATTAGAGAACTCAGGGAGTCCATTGAGTTACCGCTTATGAACCCTGAACTCTTTCTTCGGGTGGGAATTAAGCCTCCTAAG GGTGTTCTACTCTACGGTCCTCCAGGGACCGGGAAGACACTATTGGCGAGGGCTATTGCCAGTAACATCGATGCCAACTTTTTGAAG ATTGTTTCAAGTGCTATTATTGACAAGTACATTGGAGAAAGTGCTCGTTTGATTAGAGAAATGTTTGGCTATGCACGTGATCACCAA CCATGCATCATCTTCATGGATGAAATTGATGCCATTGGTGGGCGAAGATTTAGTGAGGGAACTAGTGCTGATCGTGAGATCCAGCGGACGTTGATGGAGCTCCTTAACCAGCTAGACGGATTTGATGAGCTTGGGAAG GTTAAGATGATCATGGCTACGAACCGACCTGATGTTCTGGACCCGGCACTCCTGCGTCCTGGACGTTTAGACAGGAAGATTGAGATTCCACTACCCAATGAGCAGGCAAGAATGGAGGTTCTTAAAATTCATGCTGCTGGTATTGCCAAACATGGGGAAATTGATTACGAAGCTGTCGTGAAACTTGCAGAA GGTTTCAACGGGGCTGATCTTCGGAATGTCTGCACCGAAGCTGGTATGGCTGCAATTCGGGCAGAAAGGGACTATGTGGTCCATGAAGACTTCATGAAG GCTGTGCGCAAGCTAAATGATGCAAAGAAGCTGGAATCGAGTGCGCACTACAGCGCAGACTTCGGGAAAGAGTAG